TGTTTCGGATCCCACCATCGAGCCCGCCTCCTTCCTCGCGTCTGCCGTCACTGCTAGTGTGGCCCTGTGAATCTACCACCGTCGGGAGAGGCACCGCACAACCACCACGCATGTGCCTACCATGGATCCACTACCATCGGGAGAGGGCCAACATGGCCCCCGTGCGTAAGCCCGACGTGGATCCGCTGCCGCTAAGAGAGTGCCCACGTAGCCCCCGCACTATCACATCCGGCCCAGTCTGGAGTTTGGCCCAGAGTGGTccatgtgcatgttaatgagatattgtgagGGGGTTAGTCTCACCATGGTTGTTTAGGGTGGGTTAGACCAGCATATAAGGCTTCTAGTCTAAAGACCACCTATGTCCCACCTGGgtgcatgttaatgagatattgtggggggtttagtcccaccttggttgtttagGGGgtgatggactctagaagccttatatgatGGTCTAACCCACCctaaacaaccaaggtgggactaaccccccCCCCCACAATATCTCAATAACATGCATATGGGCCACTCTAGGCCAAACTCCAAACTGGGCCAGATATGACATACAGCCCCCTCAAAGAGCCTGACGTCCTTGTTGGCCCAACACACACACAACCGGGCAAACAATGACCAGGAAtgttccctcttagcacacgcGACCATACGTCTAGTGCTGGCACATGTACCATGCCGTGCACCCCATAGGGCCTACATGCGCATTGAAGTCCATGTCCACGCCCCTGACCAGCACGCACCCATGGCCGCgaaggtcggctctgataccatttgtagcGCCCCAGAGTTCAAACGACTtagatccactctacacgctgagtgaaccacacctaccaccatcccacttacgcttttgtcctcgcttcgcgtaaaaggattaacccagggatggtgggatggatTCTAGAAGCCCTATGTGCTAGTCTAACCCACCctaaacaaccaaggtgggactaacctccccccccccccataatatctcattaacatgcacatgggccaCTCTAGGCCAAActccaaactgggccggatgtGACACGCACGTGCACCTACCGCAGATCCACCACCATCGAGAGGGCCCCACATGAGCGCCCACCACCATAGGTCTACCGCCACCGAAAGGGCCCTGCACAGTAGCCACCGCTAGAAAGCCTCACGTAGTCACCAACGATGCTGAGGCTATCATCATTGTCGCCCCTACTCCAAGAGAGATGAGAGAGGGTCTAAATCTGAGAGAGCTGAGAGAGCCGGTTGAGAGACAAAGCTGAGGAGCATTCAAACCCTAATTCATGTATATATACGTGAACATAGGTAACAGACCTCTTGGGCCTCGGGCCTTTATTCTAAGACAGACTTCTTAAGAGGTCTGCATCTGAAAATGATTTCTATTTTCAAAGACAGTCCTCTTAAGAGGTCCATCTCTATTAATGTCCTTTGAGAGACAAACTATTTTTTACCACCTCTATAAATCTATTTTGAGAGACAAGCAATTTGTGACCGTACCAATCAATCCCAATATTAATTATGAAGTCATTCTTGATTTTTTTTCATAGCTAAAAGGCTCTTTCTAACGTGACTTTTACAATGGGCAAAGTCAACACTAATACAATTAGCTAATAGACTAATTCCAAAATTAAAGTCAACACTAAGAACGTGATTTTCATAGCTAAAAGGCTCTTTCTACCCTCATCCTCATGTGAAACTAAGCAATAGCCAACATACCAAATAGACGAGGAAGATGAATCATTCCTTTGTCACCATTGGCTCAAGGGTGTGGCCATTGATGGGGAAGACGAATTCATGGCGATACACACATAGAGGCATCATCTCAGCACCAAATCTAAAGCTCCCAACCTCATGTGCCCATGCGAATATAGTGGCAGAGGCACCGTCCACCACAGCGCCACCTGAGTAGCAGAGTTCAGACTTCCTGCAGGGAGCCACAGAGGCAGTGCAAAGTAGATATGGCAAcggggctatacccattgggtTTTGACGGAATGTTTTGATCCCCGCGACACAGAAATCTCTCGCTCCTCGTCCCTGTCCCCAAACAGGGATATCAGCCCTGATTGGGACCCCATCCCCAATTAATTGCCGCAAGACAATATACAAAAATGATTTAACAAGGAAACTATAGCATAAATTGCTTAGCACTACCTACTACAACATAGCATAATTAGTACTACAGTCTACAACATGCCTACTATCTTGAATCCCTAGATCAAAAGCTATTGTAAACCACTGCCTACTACAACATGCCAACAATAAAAAGATGTAATGTAAATGTAGTAAGTACTAACCTATGCTTGTAGGTTGGAGCTGTCTTCAAGTAGGGGTGCTTTAGGCTAGAACCTTTGGCCAGTGGTGGTTGGGGAACGAGCTTCGAGTCACCTGCAGCAACGATGGCTTTAGTGGATGATGTCGGTGGAGCTTTTTTCTTCTCAACCATGGATCTAATAGCAGGTCGACTTGATCAATGTCCAGCAGTGGCGGCTAGCTAGGATCTGGTGGTTGGATGTCGAGCTTGACAGCAATTGCGACCGGCACCGGTGCGGCGGTGGCGGTCTTGTTTGGTTCTAGTGCATCGGTGGCGGGATCCATTGGTGCCGGAGCTGGATCCGGTGGTAGGACAGTCAGATGCTTTGGCATCCCTTGAGGAGGGACGATCACATGGGGAATGGGGTTAGTAGTTAGTAAACAACGAGCTACTAGGAGAGATGAAGGAGCTATAAGTTGGGATTAAGAACTAGAGGAGGAAGAAGTTCTTCACCGGCCATCTTCCACGCCGGCTGTAGATATTGACGGCGATGCCATGAGAACTCTCTCTTGTAGGTTGCgatgactctctctctctcccccccccttTGCCTCGCGGTCTAGCTTGTGGTTAGGTCGCTCCTCGTACGCGATTCACGAGTTGTGTCGAGGGAAAGGAGGACCGAGTGAGCGGCGGCCATGCCTATTCTGCCGCTTGGGTGACGGCCGCTATTCACTCAATCCTCCTTTCTCTAGTCTCGTTGGTGGCTGGTCGCTCCTCGCTCGCGATTCACAAGTTGCTTCGAGGGAAAGGAGGATCAAGCGAGCGGCGGTCGCATCTGTTCTGCCGCTCGGTGACGGCCGGGAGGTAGGAAGGAATTGAAGCTAGGGTTACCAGGAAAACTTTCCTTTTATACTTCATAGTTGGGCTTCGAACTGGGCCACTAAATTACTGGGCCTTGCCTTGTGTGCTAGTCATAACGAAACGGGGATCGAGGACAGGGACGAAGGGAACATTCCTAGCCCCGCCTCACCCGGTGGGACCCCTTTTGGTCTGTTAAGCGGCCAGCGGGGATCGAATTTTTCTCATCTATGTCCCCTAATAGATGAAATCCCCACCGGGGATTGGGGCCCGTTTCCATCTCTAGTGCAGAGCTTGCAGCGGCCGGTGGCTTTGCGGTGTCAAGAACACGTGTGGGCAGGCTACAAGCAACTACAAGTTTGCGACGGTGGGTGTGTCCACAGGTGATGTAGGAATTGAGAGATAGGGCTTCTAACAGGCTAAGGCCCTCATAAGGATTGTGCTTTACGAGGCGGTTTGAGAGCAACTAGGATGGCATAAAACCCGATGAGGATTGTTTTCCCCATTTTATTCTCCATGGAGGACTAAACCATCTCTATCATCATCCCCTAACAAAGAATTCCCCATGAGAAATTTGGGACGTGCAGTTGCTATCTTTGTCACCATAGCCACTCAATGAATGAGGGTACCTTTTTCCTTTTAAATCGGTGTTAAACTAATCCCATCCTCATCAATGGATCACCTATATGAAGACCCAAACTAAAAATGAGTCGTGGATGGTATTGTATCAGCCTCCAACAGAATATCTATATGTGAGACCCATTTTGAGTTACAGCAGAGACATAatccaaatatgagtatcctctctcctgaagacTTATTTGTAGAAAGGGTTCCTTTTTTTTATCATGTTGCTAGAGAAGATAAAAAATAGATATTAAATACTTTGCCTATAACACTGTCTAAGTATAGAATGAGTCTTCTATTCTGGATGACGTTGTTCACGATAGTCTACGGACGTCCCCAAGCGTTTAGTCTTCATAAGATTTTATTGGCCGCGGAGGAGGGAGAACACGGTGCTAACACCTGCGGACTCGCTAGTCGCGCACATACTGCTAGAAGACTTCCTTTCACAGCCCCTCCGCCATCTCGTGAAAACGCTGCAtgcttttctattttttttattgTTTTCAAGCCGGCGATTTAACATTGCCGTTGAGGACGTCCTAATAGAGATTTGCTCACATAGATATCTAAAATGGTGTGTACAGTACATTTTTTTTGTGTACACTTTTATTGTCGGCCCATTCATAGAGCAAAAGAAAATGTATCCACCAATTGCTATTTGCGTCCGACCTATAGCAAAAGTGCATCACTCACACACACCATAGCTTCGAAGAGTTGCCTGTGTTGTCGGCGCCAGGTCAGCATCGCACTTCCGGTAGTCCAATCCATCCCCGTCCAAGGTCCCCGACGCCACGCCCTCTTCCTGCTCGGCGAAATGGCGGTCAGGCACCTCCACCTCGAGATCGCCTCCCGGACGCTGGTCCGTGCCTCGCACCCGCCGCCGGGCTTCCCCTCCGTCCTCACCGTCTCCAACCTCGACCTCGTCCTCGGGCCGTTCCCCATCTTCCTCGTCTCAATCtacgccgcccccgccgccggccTCGACGCGGTCCTCGCCACCGTGCGCGCCACCTTGCCGTCCTACCTCTCCCGCCTCTTCCCCTTCGCCGGCCGCGTCGTTCTCGACCCGGAGACCAAGATCCCCGAGGTCGCTTGCAACAACGCCGGCGCCGAGCTCGTCGTCGCCGACGCCGCGGTGCCGCTCGCGGCCGTTGACTTCTCGGAGGTCGACCAGTCGCTGGGGCTCATCCAGATACCCTTCGACGGGACCCTCGCCTTGTCAGTGCAGCTGGTCCGGTTCGCGTGCGGCGGGTTCGCCCAGACGCTGGCCACGAGCCACCTCCTTGCGGACGGCCGGGCGTTCACCTTCCTGCTGACAGCGCTCGCCGAGATGATCCGCGACGGCGGCCTCTCCCGCGAGCCCCTGCTCGACCGGTCCCTGTTCAAGCCGCGGTCGCCGCCGCGGTACAGCGCGTCGCTGGACGCCGAGTTCGCCCGGTTCACGCCGGAGACCATGATCAATCCCCTCCTAACCGCGACCATCCGGCGGCGGCTGTACCGCATCGACGCGGCCGACCTCGCGGCGCTGCAGGCCGCGGCGTCGTCTCCCGGCCGCGGGGGCCGCCGCGCGTCGCGGTTCGTGGCGCTGTGCGCGCACGTGTGGAAGCTCCTCGCGCGCGCCGTCGGCGACGCCAACCCCAGCTGCCGGATGGCGTGGATCGTCGACGGGCGGAAGCAGGTGGAGCCGTGGGACGGCGCGCTGGACCGCTACATCGGGAACGTGGTGACGTACACGACCCGCGAGACGAGCGTGGCGGAGCTGCTGCGCGCGCCGCTCCCCGAGGTGGCGGCCACGGTGCGCGCGGCCATCGCGGGGGTCATGACCGCGGCGCGGTTCCAGGATCTGGCGGACTGGATGGAGGAGCGGAAGGCGGCGTTCAGGGACGGCGGCAAGTGGACGGAGGCGGTGAACCTGGGGCTCGGGAGCCCCGCGCTCATCATCTCCGGGCTGCTCCCGTTCGCCATCGACGGGGACCTCGGGTTCGGGAAGCCCAGCCTCGTGATGCCGTGGGTGCGCCACGGCCGGCTGGGGTCCGCGTCCGTGACGGTGGTGCCCAGCCCCAACGGCGACGGGTCGTGGTTCTTCGGCGCCACCAGGATGTGGCCACGGCTCATGGAGGTGGTCGAATCCGACCCTTTGCTGAAGCCGGCAGCGAACCTGGGGATGGCGACGCCGACGGCGGCGGCATCCCGTCTGTGACTGAGCTCGCGCTGGCAGTACCGGTATCGTCTAAAATAAAATCAAGTGCTAACATCTTATTTTGAAATGTTGTTGAACTATATTCTAACTTTCATTTAACTTTGCATATATTTAGAATGATTATGACTGAAATTATATGTAAATAAATCATATATATAATTAATTCTTAGGTagctttatttatatattttattaaAGTTCAGTATAGTACATGAAAATGTTCTATTCCtattccttcaaaaaaaaagttaatttcctagagagagagaaaagaacggAATGGACACCGGtatatgcagcctgttcgggaggccgtatcgtatcgtggattatttactgctggctggtctggtgtgagagaaaaacactgtttccgactgaaaatttacgatcgtttacgagcaagcgaacaggctgcatagGGAGTGAGCACCCAACGCCCCTCTTGTGTCTTGCTCTTGACTTCTTGAATTTTTGCTTCTATGAATTCCTTTTGAAGTTTACAAACATAAACCTCCTTGAAGACTCAAATTTATTCTATATTTCTATGAATTCCTTTGGAAGCTTAAACTTCCAAGAAAGTCGAactgtttgcttggttggtgccTTGAAAACTTTTTATGAATGATTTAAGATTTGAATGCGACTTATGAATTGGCCGAACCAGATCCCTCGACGTATCATCCGTCTCGATTGAATCGCAACATGACTAAAGAACAAATGGACAGATTAGGCTACCCATGAATTTCAGTTTTACTCGATGTAATTGTTCTTACCaaagctcaaattttaattgaaaaaatatgaaatgtctTTGTACCACAATGTCACACGTTCCCCCACAAACCTGATTGATACAGGTTGACAGACGGCAGGACAAAAATCATATCTGattggattaagtccacttttggctcCTCACCTAACCTattgtgttggtctaattttaaccctcaactataaaaccgtTTAGTACCGGTACTTCAACTATCAAAACCGTTTAATTTTAGCACATGGACGGGGACAAGGCTATTTTGACTTATCGTTGAGCGGttttgacatgtgggacccgcgtgtcacccactcattccctccctctccttccttcAGCTCAGCAAAGTTCATTCCCGTGGAGGTGAGCCCGTGCGCCATCTCACCCACCTCCGCGCTGAGCAGCACCACGCTGCCCACCGACGCGTACACCACGGAGCGCGGCGCCTGCGCGTCCAGCCACTCCACGCAGTCGTACTCACTGGTGCTCGCGCTGGCCATGCGCCACTCGCGGCcgaacctcgccgtcggcgagcctcCTCTTGGGCAGGATTGGCCACCAAGACGTGGCAGAGATCCGAGTCCGATCCATGGGAGAGGAAGCGGTCACGGTCACGACCACCGTGGCAGGGAAGAGGAAGccggccacggccatggccaagGGCCTCCTGGTGACCTTCTCCTCGCTCTCCAGCGTGGGCGCGAAGCTGGCCGCGTTCGCGGGCGTGTCGGTCGGCGGCGATGGCGTGCCGGTAGGCCGGGGCCGCGTCCGATTCGAGTTCATGGACGACgaggaccccgaccccgacctgGACGACCTCATGCGGCAACTCGCCTAGGATGGCTCGTCGGCGTTCGCGAGGCTTCTCGGGCGGCAGGCGGGCGCCGGCAGGCCCGTGTTGTGCGTGGCCTGGTGGAGTTCCCGCCCGAGGACGACCTAGACGCGCGGTTCACGCTGCCGGGCCTGCCCGAGATGTCCGCCGCCGACGTGTCATCATTCTTGCTCCCGTCCAACTCCTGCAACTCGGTCGAACGATTAGGTAGCTAGCTGCTGAACTGCGGGCGCGCCATCGGCAACCACAAGAAGCTGCTCCAGTTCCTGCGGCCGAACGACGACTACTACGGTAGTGACACGTCGTGTTCCACCACGCCGGCGACTCCGACCACGAGCGCGAGCACTGCGGCGTCACCGAACGCCTCGTCCCCATGGACGTAGCTCTCGGGTCTCGGCGCCAgcccctgcggcggcggcgcagagGACGCGACGACCAAGCAACGGACGGGGCTCCTCGGCTCGCTCGTCAAGGAGGACGGCGGACACGTCTACTCGCTGGCAGTGGCGGGGGACCTGCTGTACACGGGCACGGACTCGCGGAATGTGCGCGTGTGGCGGGACCGCCACGAGCTGGGCGGGTTCCGCTCCGGCAGCGGCCTGGTGAAGGCCATCGTGGTGGCCGCCGACGGCCGCATCTACATGGGGCACCAGGACGGGAAGGTGCGCGTGTGGCGGAGCGCGGCGACGGATGAGGCCCCTAGGTCCACCATGCAGCACCGCCGCGTGGGGTCACTGTCGTGGTTCTAGGACGTGCTGTGGAGATCTCTCCGCCCGTCGCAGTACGTGCAGACGCGGTGGCGCCACAGCGACCTCTGGATGCGGCACTTCGACGTCATGTCGTCGCTCAGCCTAGATGCCGTGGCGGGGCTCGTCTACTCTGCCTCCTGGGACCGCACCTTCAAGGTGTGGTGGGTGTTCTACTCCAAGTAACTCGAGTCCGTGTACGCCCACACCGACACTGTtaacgccgtcgccgccgcggcctTCGACGCGCTCGTGCTCACGAGCTCCGCCGACGGCACGGTCAAGGTGTGGCGACGCGGGACGAAGCAGGGGAAGAACAAAAGGGTCGCCGGGatggggacacatggcacaccaTGGAGCATGTGGTGCGGGAGGGCGACAGCGCTGTGACGGTCATCGCGGTGGTCGTGGAGGCCCGCGTGGTGTACGTCGGCTCCTAGAGCtagaggaaggagagggagggaatgagtgggtgacgctcgggccccacatgtcaaaaCCGCTCAACGATAGGTCAAAATAGCCTTGTCCCCgtccaggtgctaaaagtgaacggttttgacattTGGGGTACCGGTACTAGATGGTTTTGTAGTTGAAGGTTAAAATTAGACTaacacaatagttgaggggctaaaagtggacttaatcctatcttatttgaccACCAGTTCACCACTAAGGCTTCGGCGTGGACCCCTTCTGAATGTTGTAGCTGGTCTAAAGTTTGTGCTGAAGGCGTTCTCGATCGACCTGCTTGCCAGTTTTTTTTAGAAACTCCTGCTTGCCGGTTGCCGGCGAAGGCTCTATTTGGCAGGACTTATTGCTGCTGCGGCTAATTTGTatgactgatttattatgagagaaaaatactattctatggCTGAAAAAGTAGGGTTGATTCTGGcttataagctcaagcgaacaaagCCCAAGATGGGGCGGAATTCTTCGGCGTGAGTGTTGCGACGTGGGCGAGGTGGGCCCTTGTCTGTGCTAATTATTGTTGGATTTAATTGGAATTAACCAATTACATTTAGTAATTAAATCAAAAGAAATTTCATGGCTAGGATTAATGCTAGGTGAAACTCATGATGTGTTAATAGCCATTAGGGGATGTTTCAAGGAGACTTAGTGGTTGATTAGTGAGTTACTAGTAACGGATAATTGATTTGCCACTCACTAGTAACTAATATGGTCTTCATGCCATCATCAACGGGTTGATTAGTGGGTTACTAGTAACGGACAATTTATTTGTCAGTTACTGGTAACTTACATTGTGTTCATGACGATTTATCAATCACTACATCTGTCTCTTCGTGTCCCTAGGGGCTACATAAGGCGGCGCTCTGCTCTTGTTCACGTGCGCATGACACACAACCACGTCTCACCAATTCGTTGTCGAGTTGCATCCGAGTACTCCTGGTCCCATCCTCTATGTGCACGGAGGTTTGGGAGAGCAGGCCTCTGGAACCAGCGTTTGCATTGGGACACCTGCTCGGGTGTGTGTGGGCgatcaggtttttggggagcgtcttcGCGACTGCtcgccgtcctcttcttcctcagagcATCTTCGTCTTCTTCCTAGTGGCGCTTCTTGTTTCTCGGATCGGCTTCATCTACTTTCTAGTGGACGTTCGAGGGACAGCACTGCGTACATCTTCCTGCATCAACTGTGGTCCGTGACTTTGAGCAACTCCCCATGAGTGGGAATGGAGCCAGTGGTGCTTTGAGCTTGAGTCCCTCCGCTAGGTATATCTCTATTCTTGAATTGGTTAAATTCAATCTATTTCCGCTATGATCAGTATGTTATTCATGAACATATTTGCTGCTAATACGAGCATTAGTAAAATTACACATGTGCACATATTTGTCATCACTATTTTGCTATTAATTTTGTGGATTAATTTTaacatgaaaatgcctaattcgtaacaatccaaaaacctaatattaggcaattttctgtTAGTGGTTTTGCAGCTTCTTTGAAGCCAAATGATTTTGATGGAACAAATTACAAGAGATGGCGTGCTAAGATGGTGTTGTGGTTAACTGCTATCACACCACACACGGAAAACCTAAacaatttactcctgaggaggagcaaaagttcaaGGTAGCCGATAACCTATTTCGAGACGCCGTGATTAGCGCGCTTCATAGTAAGTATGAGGACAGCTACATCCCTTACACGACACGCAAGGATTTATGGGAAgcacttgatgctaagtttggtGTTTCTGACGTCGGTAGCGAGCTGTACATCATGGAGTAGGTGTTTGACTACAAAATAGTTGACAACCGTTTTGTGGTCGAacaagctcatgagatacaggcactGGCTAAGGAACTCGAACAGTTCCCATGTGTTTTGCCCGACAAATTTGTGGTCGGCGGTATTATCGCTAAGCTACCatcttcttggagggattttgctacctctctaaaacacaagagataagagtttagcgtggctaagCTTATTgggtctcttgatgttgaggagagggtgaGAGCAAAAGACACGTGTGGGAAAGACGTTGAGTCTTCTAGTGCCAATATGGTGTAGAAGAAAAATTCAAATGCATCTcgtaataagaagaagaacaagcaagagaacAACTCGAAGCCTAAACAAACAACCActtttaagaagaaaaagaacaccAAAGATGgtggttgctttgtttgcgggagcgATGAGCATTGGGTAAGTTTGTGCCCAGACCGCAAATTTAAGCAAGAGAAGAAATCTGCAAACATGGTTATTAGCGAGTCTGAAGAAAGAATATTTGGGTATCGTAATTCTTTACCTACTGTTCTTTTAGTCTGTCATTCGcttgagtggtggatggacattggggctaatattcatgtgtgtgctgatgcgtctttgttttcttcttatcaggtcagcgggactggagccttgctgatggggaacGGGTCCCATCCAcgtgttcttggtgttggtaccaTCATTCTAAAGTTCACTTCGAGAAAGACGGTGTTGttgaagaacgtgcagcatgtcccctccatcaaaaaGAATCTAGTTAGCAGCTCTTAATGTTGTA
The nucleotide sequence above comes from Miscanthus floridulus cultivar M001 chromosome 18, ASM1932011v1, whole genome shotgun sequence. Encoded proteins:
- the LOC136522234 gene encoding hydroxycinnamoyltransferase 2-like, which translates into the protein MVCTVHFFCVHFYCRPIHRAKENVSTNCYLRPTYSKSASLTHTIASKSCLCCRRQVSIALPVVQSIPVQGPRRHALFLLGEMAVRHLHLEIASRTLVRASHPPPGFPSVLTVSNLDLVLGPFPIFLVSIYAAPAAGLDAVLATVRATLPSYLSRLFPFAGRVVLDPETKIPEVACNNAGAELVVADAAVPLAAVDFSEVDQSLGLIQIPFDGTLALSVQLVRFACGGFAQTLATSHLLADGRAFTFLLTALAEMIRDGGLSREPLLDRSLFKPRSPPRYSASLDAEFARFTPETMINPLLTATIRRRLYRIDAADLAALQAAASSPGRGGRRASRFVALCAHVWKLLARAVGDANPSCRMAWIVDGRKQVEPWDGALDRYIGNVVTYTTRETSVAELLRAPLPEVAATVRAAIAGVMTAARFQDLADWMEERKAAFRDGGKWTEAVNLGLGSPALIISGLLPFAIDGDLGFGKPSLVMPWVRHGRLGSASVTVVPSPNGDGSWFFGATRMWPRLMEVVESDPLLKPAANLGMATPTAAASRL